Proteins found in one Promicromonospora sukumoe genomic segment:
- a CDS encoding extracellular solute-binding protein, whose product MTQHHPARRVTAVAAGLAATALLAAGCSAGDDTAAEDTIVVSTFPFGVEEFQEAVIDPFTAETGIKVEVETGSNADRLSQLQVAGDSSGIDVMLISDYYAALGQESDLFQQVDAAKVPSLDEVADFALEDAYQGPAYSYQLNGTIYSTEDLSADEAAEWDLYGDEALAGRLALPDISVTAGQLMISGVGETYGDGPYDIDTALETLGGWAPGILQFYSSSTEVTNLLTQGEIVAADSLSGFATDLVASGEPYAWTPPATGRYMATNRAMIPAGAPNVDGAHQFIDYLLSAEAQTTSAELVGDLPVNPTATVPDSIAAVVGDIAADPVAAGYATLDPAELVPTRGEWVDRFAREVTAG is encoded by the coding sequence ATGACCCAGCACCACCCCGCCCGCCGCGTCACGGCGGTCGCCGCCGGCCTCGCGGCCACCGCCCTCCTCGCCGCCGGCTGCTCCGCCGGGGACGACACCGCCGCCGAGGACACGATCGTCGTCTCCACGTTCCCGTTCGGCGTCGAGGAGTTCCAGGAGGCGGTGATCGACCCCTTCACCGCCGAGACCGGCATCAAGGTCGAGGTCGAGACCGGCTCGAACGCCGACCGGCTCTCGCAGCTCCAGGTCGCGGGCGACAGCTCCGGCATCGACGTCATGCTGATCTCGGACTACTACGCCGCGCTCGGCCAGGAGAGCGACCTGTTCCAGCAGGTCGACGCCGCCAAGGTGCCCTCCCTGGACGAGGTCGCCGACTTCGCGCTCGAGGACGCCTACCAGGGCCCCGCCTACAGCTACCAGCTCAACGGCACGATCTACTCGACCGAGGACCTGTCGGCCGACGAGGCCGCCGAGTGGGACCTCTACGGCGACGAGGCGCTCGCGGGCCGCCTCGCGCTGCCGGACATCTCGGTCACGGCCGGCCAGCTCATGATCTCGGGCGTGGGGGAGACCTACGGCGACGGGCCCTACGACATCGACACGGCGCTGGAGACCCTGGGCGGCTGGGCCCCCGGCATCCTGCAGTTCTACTCGTCGTCCACCGAGGTGACGAACCTGCTGACGCAGGGCGAGATCGTGGCCGCCGACTCCCTGAGCGGCTTCGCGACCGACCTGGTCGCCTCGGGCGAGCCCTACGCCTGGACGCCGCCCGCCACGGGCCGCTACATGGCGACCAACCGCGCCATGATCCCCGCGGGCGCCCCGAACGTCGACGGCGCGCACCAGTTCATCGACTACCTGCTCTCGGCCGAGGCCCAGACCACGTCCGCCGAGCTCGTCGGCGACCTGCCCGTCAACCCCACCGCCACCGTGCCGGACTCCATCGCGGCGGTCGTGGGCGACATCGCGGCCGACCCGGTCGCCGCCGGCTACGCGACGCTCGACCCGGCGGAGCTCGTGCCCACCCGGGGCGAGTGGGTGGACCGGTTCGCCCGTGAGGTGACGGCCGGCTGA
- a CDS encoding ABC transporter ATP-binding protein has protein sequence MTTPAAELVGVSQQFGSFTAVDSIDLRIPRGRLTTLLGPSGCGKTTTLRMLAGYASPTSGRILIDGQDATRTPPEKRDLGMVFQSYALFPHLTVADNVAYGLTMRKVPAPERRRRAGEALELVGLGHLGDRKPKQLSGGQQQRVALARAIAIRPRLLLLDEPLSNLDARLRVQMRAEIRRIQSETGLTVVLVTHDQDEALEMSDEMVLMRAGKVVQTGAPRDVFPAPADRFVAEFLGYENFLTLTDGRAAAVRPEHLRIVPANAALDGAAGVSDGDVVLDAVVADVAYRGVDLLVTLDATDPAGAPVRLLADHRAEHASAATGPAPSAGDRVRLVAPRARLALLTAEPATEGLS, from the coding sequence ATGACCACCCCCGCCGCCGAGCTCGTCGGCGTCTCCCAGCAGTTCGGCAGCTTCACCGCCGTCGACTCGATCGACCTGCGGATTCCCCGCGGCCGCCTGACCACGCTGCTGGGCCCCAGCGGCTGTGGCAAGACGACGACGCTGCGCATGCTCGCCGGGTACGCCTCGCCGACGTCGGGCCGCATCCTGATCGACGGCCAGGACGCGACCCGCACCCCGCCGGAGAAGCGCGACCTGGGCATGGTGTTCCAGTCCTACGCGCTGTTCCCGCACCTGACGGTCGCCGACAACGTGGCCTACGGCCTGACGATGCGCAAGGTCCCGGCGCCCGAGCGGCGCCGTCGGGCCGGGGAGGCCCTGGAGCTCGTGGGCCTGGGGCACCTGGGCGACCGCAAGCCCAAGCAGCTCTCCGGCGGGCAGCAGCAGCGCGTCGCGCTGGCCCGCGCCATCGCGATCCGGCCCCGCCTGCTGCTCCTGGACGAGCCGCTGTCCAACCTGGACGCGCGGCTGCGCGTGCAGATGCGCGCCGAGATCCGCCGCATCCAGTCGGAGACCGGGCTCACGGTCGTGCTGGTCACGCACGACCAGGACGAGGCCCTGGAGATGTCCGACGAGATGGTGCTGATGCGCGCCGGCAAGGTCGTGCAGACGGGCGCGCCCCGCGACGTCTTCCCCGCACCGGCCGACCGGTTCGTCGCCGAGTTCCTCGGCTACGAGAACTTCCTGACCCTGACCGACGGCCGCGCGGCCGCCGTCCGCCCCGAGCACCTGCGGATCGTCCCGGCGAACGCGGCCCTCGACGGCGCGGCGGGCGTGTCCGACGGCGACGTCGTGCTCGACGCCGTCGTGGCCGACGTCGCCTACCGCGGCGTCGACCTGCTCGTGACCCTGGACGCCACCGACCCGGCCGGCGCCCCCGTGCGCCTGCTCGCCGACCACCGGGCCGAGCACGCGAGTGCCGCGACCGGCCCGGCGCCGTCGGCCGGCGACCGCGTCCGCCTCGTCGCGCCCCGGGCGCGCCTCGCCCTGCTGACCGCCGAACCCGCAACCGAAGGACTGTCATGA
- a CDS encoding ABC transporter permease, with product MSGPTIQTRTRSLKLRHPVAGTLAVAGYVVMIVPILFVVATAFTAGSTLRFPPEGLSLKWFGEALAYSPFMEAVVSSLELAVLATALALALGVPVTLAIHRGRIPGKGLLEGLFLSPLVVPELVVGLALYQQLMIGLHLDNFTTLLLGHTALLLPYAVRVTGASLALADPALEEAARGLGASPLRAFVTVTLPMLRPGLISAGLLGFVTSFNNVPLSLLLQTRDFRTLPVTMLDYVQQSYDPMVAAASTLVLAATVVVAIVAERTVGFAKIFGGINR from the coding sequence ATGAGCGGGCCGACGATCCAGACCCGGACCCGGAGCCTCAAGCTGCGCCACCCCGTCGCCGGCACGCTCGCCGTCGCGGGCTACGTCGTGATGATCGTGCCCATCCTGTTCGTCGTCGCCACGGCGTTCACCGCGGGCAGCACCCTGCGCTTCCCGCCCGAGGGCCTGTCGCTGAAGTGGTTCGGCGAGGCGCTCGCGTACTCGCCGTTCATGGAGGCCGTGGTCTCCAGCCTGGAGCTCGCGGTGCTCGCCACCGCGCTGGCCCTGGCGCTGGGCGTGCCGGTCACGCTCGCGATCCACCGCGGCCGCATCCCCGGCAAGGGGCTGCTGGAAGGCCTGTTCCTGTCGCCGCTCGTGGTGCCGGAGCTGGTCGTGGGCCTCGCGCTGTACCAGCAGCTCATGATCGGCCTGCACCTGGACAACTTCACCACCCTGCTGCTGGGCCACACCGCCCTGCTGCTGCCGTACGCCGTCCGCGTCACCGGGGCCTCGCTCGCGCTGGCCGACCCGGCGCTGGAGGAGGCGGCCCGCGGCCTGGGCGCCTCGCCGCTGCGGGCGTTCGTCACCGTGACGCTGCCGATGCTGCGTCCCGGCCTCATCTCGGCGGGGCTGCTCGGCTTCGTCACCTCGTTCAACAACGTGCCGCTGTCGCTGCTGCTGCAGACCCGCGACTTCCGGACGCTGCCCGTCACGATGCTCGACTACGTCCAGCAGAGCTACGACCCGATGGTCGCCGCCGCCTCGACGCTCGTGCTCGCCGCGACCGTCGTCGTCGCGATCGTCGCCGAGCGCACGGTCGGCTTCGCCAAGATCTTCGGAGGGATCAACCGATGA
- a CDS encoding ABC transporter permease, producing MRARSTLLLLLPGLAFLLVGFLLPAVAMLFAPPGVTFAQVLERMGAMLTDPYDLGIIWRTVRIGLVVTAICVVLGFPIASLLARSQSRWAGVLLALAIFPLLLSNVVRTFGWLVVLGSNGVIGQILTGLGIVEEAPQLLYTELAIVLGLVQLFLPLAVITCYSAVAQVDPGLDEAARGLGASRTRSFWTILVPLSLPGIVVAATLVFAGSVTAYTTPYLLGGSSQRMLSTQLFSYASVTVDWAAASATAIVMTVLVFLVSGISALVGRKGAIS from the coding sequence GTGCGAGCACGTTCCACACTTCTGCTGCTCCTGCCGGGGCTGGCGTTCCTGCTCGTCGGGTTCCTGCTGCCGGCGGTCGCGATGCTCTTCGCCCCACCCGGCGTGACGTTCGCCCAGGTGCTCGAGCGCATGGGCGCGATGCTCACCGACCCCTACGACCTCGGCATCATCTGGCGCACGGTGCGCATCGGCCTGGTCGTCACCGCCATCTGCGTGGTGCTCGGGTTCCCGATCGCCTCGCTGCTGGCCCGTTCGCAGTCCCGGTGGGCGGGCGTGCTGCTCGCGCTGGCGATCTTCCCGCTGCTGCTGAGCAACGTGGTGCGCACCTTCGGCTGGCTCGTGGTGCTCGGCTCCAACGGCGTCATCGGGCAGATCCTGACCGGGCTGGGCATCGTCGAGGAGGCGCCCCAGCTCCTGTACACGGAGCTGGCGATCGTGCTCGGCCTGGTGCAGCTCTTCCTGCCGCTGGCCGTCATCACGTGCTACTCCGCCGTCGCGCAGGTCGATCCCGGCCTCGACGAGGCCGCCCGCGGCCTGGGCGCCAGCCGTACCCGGTCCTTCTGGACCATCCTGGTGCCGCTGTCGCTGCCGGGCATCGTCGTCGCGGCCACGCTCGTCTTCGCAGGCTCCGTGACCGCCTACACCACGCCGTACCTGCTGGGCGGGTCCAGCCAGCGCATGCTGTCCACCCAGCTCTTCTCGTACGCGAGCGTCACCGTCGACTGGGCCGCGGCGTCGGCCACCGCGATCGTCATGACGGTGCTGGTGTTCCTGGTCTCCGGGATCTCCGCGCTGGTCGGGCGGAAGGGGGCCATCTCATGA
- a CDS encoding LacI family DNA-binding transcriptional regulator → MPDLSDVAAVAGVSKATASRALNGSGLVAAATAVKVAAAAARLGYVPNRAARELARGRTGIIAIVVPTLDNTFFTPIIAGAQARAEEAGLQLTVAVHALDSADAVERLARQVDGFLVVAPRGSDTLVASTGAAKPAVLVDREIDGMTSVVADTATAFGTLTTRLADEGHRRIVYVGGPEGSWQDRQRTAAVRDAADRAGAELTVLGPRPPTFVAGVEVTPAVVETGASAVVPYATSIGLGLLLALGTRGVEVPRDLVVSTEPTVIEALGLEHTPAIDVDGEELGRTAMDLLARQLDGQDEPGRQVRLPVPVRG, encoded by the coding sequence GTGCCTGATCTGTCCGACGTCGCCGCGGTGGCCGGCGTCTCGAAGGCGACGGCGTCACGCGCGCTGAACGGGAGCGGCCTGGTGGCCGCGGCGACCGCCGTCAAGGTCGCGGCGGCTGCCGCGCGCCTCGGGTACGTGCCCAACCGCGCCGCGCGCGAGCTCGCCCGCGGGCGCACCGGCATCATCGCCATCGTGGTGCCGACGCTGGACAACACCTTCTTCACGCCGATCATCGCGGGCGCCCAGGCGCGGGCCGAGGAGGCCGGGCTCCAGCTCACCGTCGCCGTGCACGCCCTGGACTCCGCGGACGCGGTCGAGCGGCTGGCCCGGCAGGTCGACGGGTTCCTCGTCGTCGCGCCGCGCGGCAGCGACACCCTGGTCGCGAGCACGGGCGCGGCCAAGCCCGCGGTGCTGGTGGACCGCGAGATCGACGGCATGACGTCGGTCGTCGCCGACACCGCGACCGCCTTCGGCACGCTGACCACGCGGCTCGCCGACGAGGGGCACCGGCGCATCGTCTACGTGGGCGGCCCCGAGGGGTCGTGGCAGGACCGGCAGCGCACGGCCGCCGTGCGCGACGCCGCGGACCGGGCCGGTGCGGAGCTGACCGTGCTCGGCCCGCGCCCGCCGACGTTCGTCGCGGGCGTCGAGGTGACGCCCGCCGTGGTCGAGACGGGTGCTTCCGCCGTCGTCCCGTACGCGACGTCGATCGGGCTGGGCCTGCTGCTGGCGCTGGGCACGCGCGGCGTCGAGGTGCCGCGCGACCTGGTGGTCAGCACGGAGCCGACGGTCATCGAGGCGCTCGGCCTGGAGCACACGCCCGCCATCGACGTGGACGGCGAAGAGCTGGGCCGCACCGCGATGGACCTGCTGGCGCGGCAGCTCGACGGGCAGGACGAGCCCGGCCGTCAGGTGCGGCTGCCGGTGCCGGTGCGGGGCTGA